The following proteins are co-located in the Sporosarcina pasteurii genome:
- the infB gene encoding translation initiation factor IF-2 has protein sequence MTKVRVHEYARRVKKTSKEVIDALEKLDVNVTNHMSTIDQNAMTKLDKTFGVKRAEKGAEKQASNQPRSNQNNDGRKKAEGQSRPAQASQNKRPAAQGQGAKPKGNQNRPAAQSGGGNNSARPGQNRGQSGPGRRGGRPPARGINQGRRRYRPANPEPKVQKPLPEKITFYESLSVGELAQKLGREPSEILKKLLMLGVMATINQELDKDTIELLCSDYGVEVEEEIRVDVTDLEVYFEETEGLEEEQPSEENMVERPPVITIMGHVDHGKTTLLDSIRNTKVTQGEAGGITQHIGAYQIEHDGKKLTFLDTPGHAAFTTMRARGASVTDITILVVAADDGVMPQTVEAISHAQAAEVPIIVAVNKIDKPTANPDRVMQELTEHGLVAEDWGGDTIFVPVSALTGDGIDSLLEMVQLVAEVAELEADPTIRARGTVIEAELDRGRGSVATLLVQNGTLNVGDPIVVGNTYGRVRAMINDLGRRVQKAGPSMPVEITGLNDVPQAGDRFVVFEDEKTARQIGESRAGDALQEQRDVKTRVTLDNLFDQMKQGEMKELNLIVKADVQGTVEAMAASLMKIDVEGVNVKIIHTGAGAINESDISLAAASNAIVIGFNVRPDVNARRAAEAEGVEIRSHRVIYQVIEEIESAMKGLLDPEFEEKVIGQAEVRETFHVSKIGTIAGSYVTDGKISRDSGVRVIRDSIVIYEGELDALKRFKDDAREVTRGYECGITIKNYNDIKEGDVIEAFIMEEIKRV, from the coding sequence ATGACTAAAGTGCGTGTACATGAATATGCGAGACGAGTGAAGAAAACGAGTAAAGAAGTAATTGATGCACTCGAAAAACTAGATGTAAATGTAACAAATCATATGTCTACAATTGATCAAAATGCAATGACGAAACTTGATAAAACATTTGGTGTAAAAAGAGCAGAAAAGGGTGCTGAGAAACAAGCATCCAATCAACCACGTTCCAATCAAAATAATGATGGACGAAAGAAAGCTGAAGGCCAATCACGTCCTGCACAAGCAAGTCAAAATAAACGTCCAGCGGCGCAAGGTCAAGGTGCTAAACCAAAAGGTAATCAAAATCGCCCAGCTGCTCAATCAGGTGGCGGGAATAATTCAGCGCGCCCAGGACAAAATCGTGGACAATCTGGTCCAGGTAGACGTGGTGGACGTCCACCTGCACGTGGGATTAACCAAGGAAGACGAAGATACCGTCCAGCTAATCCAGAACCAAAAGTCCAAAAACCATTACCGGAAAAAATCACGTTTTATGAGTCTTTATCCGTTGGCGAACTAGCTCAAAAATTGGGTCGTGAACCATCTGAAATTCTTAAGAAGTTATTAATGCTTGGCGTTATGGCAACAATTAATCAAGAACTTGATAAAGATACGATTGAATTGCTTTGCTCAGACTATGGCGTAGAAGTAGAAGAAGAAATCCGTGTCGATGTAACAGACCTAGAAGTTTATTTTGAAGAAACAGAAGGCTTAGAGGAAGAACAACCATCAGAAGAAAATATGGTAGAACGTCCGCCAGTCATAACAATTATGGGGCACGTTGACCATGGAAAAACAACACTTCTAGATTCAATTAGAAATACGAAAGTAACGCAAGGTGAAGCGGGCGGTATTACACAACATATTGGTGCATACCAAATTGAACATGACGGTAAAAAACTTACATTTTTAGACACACCAGGTCACGCAGCATTTACAACAATGCGTGCGCGCGGTGCTTCAGTCACTGATATTACAATTCTTGTTGTCGCAGCAGACGATGGTGTAATGCCACAAACAGTGGAAGCAATCAGTCACGCTCAAGCGGCTGAAGTTCCAATTATTGTTGCAGTCAACAAAATCGACAAGCCAACTGCTAACCCAGATCGAGTCATGCAAGAACTTACTGAACATGGTCTCGTGGCAGAAGACTGGGGCGGAGATACAATATTCGTACCTGTTTCAGCGTTAACTGGCGATGGAATCGATTCATTACTAGAAATGGTTCAACTTGTCGCTGAAGTTGCTGAACTAGAAGCAGATCCGACAATCCGTGCAAGAGGTACAGTTATCGAAGCAGAACTAGACCGTGGACGTGGTTCAGTTGCAACATTGCTTGTTCAAAACGGTACACTTAACGTTGGAGACCCGATTGTTGTTGGAAACACATACGGCCGTGTACGTGCTATGATTAACGACTTAGGACGTCGCGTTCAAAAAGCTGGGCCTTCAATGCCTGTAGAAATTACGGGACTCAATGATGTTCCACAAGCTGGCGATCGTTTCGTCGTCTTCGAAGATGAGAAAACGGCTCGTCAAATCGGTGAATCCCGAGCAGGAGATGCACTTCAAGAACAACGTGATGTTAAAACAAGAGTAACGCTTGATAATTTATTTGACCAAATGAAACAAGGCGAGATGAAAGAGCTTAACCTCATCGTTAAGGCTGACGTTCAAGGTACAGTTGAAGCAATGGCTGCCTCATTGATGAAAATCGATGTTGAAGGCGTTAATGTTAAAATTATCCATACTGGCGCTGGAGCGATTAATGAATCCGATATCTCCCTAGCAGCAGCATCTAATGCGATTGTAATTGGATTTAACGTTCGTCCCGACGTAAACGCGAGACGTGCTGCCGAAGCAGAAGGTGTAGAAATTAGATCTCATCGCGTCATTTATCAAGTGATCGAGGAAATCGAATCTGCGATGAAAGGGCTACTTGACCCTGAATTCGAAGAGAAAGTTATCGGTCAAGCTGAAGTTCGTGAAACTTTCCACGTATCTAAAATTGGAACGATTGCGGGAAGCTATGTGACTGATGGTAAAATCTCACGTGATTCTGGCGTTCGTGTCATCCGTGACAGTATTGTCATCTATGAAGGTGAACTCGATGCATTGAAACGATTTAAAGATGATGCAAGAGAAGTGACTAGAGGCTATGAGTGCGGAATTACAATTAAAAACTATAACGATATTAAAGAAGGCGACGTAATCGAAGCCTTCATCATGGAAGAAATTAAACGGGTATGA
- a CDS encoding YlxQ family RNA-binding protein, which translates to MNTSQKILQLLGIATRAGKIVTGEELTVREIQAGKVQLVIISNDASANTMKKITDKCNFFNVEKHVFGSREELGHAIGKESRVVLAIMDAGFAGKFSDYLNEYNRG; encoded by the coding sequence ATGAATACATCACAAAAAATATTACAGTTACTAGGAATCGCGACTAGAGCGGGAAAGATAGTAACAGGTGAAGAGTTAACTGTCCGTGAGATTCAAGCTGGTAAAGTCCAGCTTGTCATCATATCGAATGATGCATCGGCTAATACGATGAAGAAAATTACGGATAAATGCAATTTTTTTAACGTTGAGAAGCATGTTTTTGGAAGTCGGGAAGAACTTGGGCATGCTATCGGAAAAGAATCGCGAGTAGTTCTTGCGATAATGGATGCCGGTTTTGCGGGCAAATTCTCCGATTATCTCAATGAATATAACCGGGGGTGA
- the rnpM gene encoding RNase P modulator RnpM: protein MAKMKKVPLRKCAATGEMLPKKDMIRIVRPKEGEVSVDLTGKKSGRGTYVSKSEEAIELARRNRSIQSQLKAEVPEQVYEDLLHAVRRESIK from the coding sequence ATGGCGAAAATGAAAAAAGTACCTTTACGTAAATGTGCGGCTACTGGCGAAATGTTACCGAAAAAGGATATGATTCGGATTGTCCGCCCAAAAGAAGGGGAAGTTTCAGTTGATCTAACGGGAAAGAAATCTGGCCGTGGGACCTATGTGTCAAAATCCGAAGAAGCGATCGAGTTAGCGCGCCGCAATCGATCAATTCAAAGTCAACTAAAAGCAGAAGTTCCAGAACAAGTCTATGAAGATTTACTTCATGCAGTTCGTCGGGAGTCTATAAAATGA
- the nusA gene encoding transcription termination factor NusA, whose amino-acid sequence MSSDLLDALTALEKQKGISRDVLLEAIEAALVTAYKRNFNQAQNVRVDMNSDIGSMKVLARKDVVEEVEDERLQISLEDAHHINPAYEIGDIVEEEVTPKDFGRIAAQTAKQVVTQRVREAERGMIYDEYVDREEDIVNGIIERTDARNLYVGLGKVEAVLPLGEQIQAETYKPHDRIKVFITKVERTSRGPQVFVSRTHPGLLRRLFELEVPEIYEGIVEIKTIAREAGDRSKISVYTSHEDVDPIGSCVGARGARVQSISTELNGEKIDIVEWSEDPVVFVANALSPSQVLDVQVNEEERSTTVIVPDYQLSLAIGKRGQNARLAAKLTGWKIDIKSEEDARELGIYPRELPEDDPEEVATSPYYHDGEIYGNDEELPEEPIDLYKED is encoded by the coding sequence ATGAGTAGTGATCTACTCGATGCGTTAACAGCCCTTGAAAAGCAGAAAGGTATTTCAAGAGACGTATTATTAGAAGCCATTGAAGCAGCCCTTGTGACTGCCTACAAACGAAACTTTAACCAAGCGCAAAATGTAAGAGTTGATATGAACTCTGATATTGGTTCGATGAAAGTGCTTGCCCGTAAAGACGTTGTTGAAGAGGTTGAAGACGAACGTTTACAAATTTCATTGGAGGATGCACACCACATTAATCCTGCATACGAGATAGGCGATATTGTAGAAGAAGAAGTGACGCCAAAAGATTTTGGACGCATTGCAGCACAAACGGCAAAACAAGTCGTGACGCAACGTGTACGTGAAGCTGAGCGCGGCATGATTTATGATGAGTACGTTGATCGCGAAGAAGATATTGTAAATGGAATTATTGAGCGAACTGATGCAAGGAATTTATATGTAGGGCTTGGAAAAGTAGAGGCTGTTTTACCTTTAGGTGAACAAATTCAAGCAGAAACATATAAGCCGCATGATCGAATCAAAGTTTTTATTACAAAAGTCGAACGTACTTCACGTGGACCACAAGTATTTGTTTCTAGAACACATCCGGGATTATTACGTCGTTTATTCGAACTTGAAGTACCAGAAATTTACGAAGGAATTGTTGAAATTAAAACAATCGCACGTGAAGCGGGAGATCGCTCAAAGATTTCTGTTTATACATCTCATGAAGACGTTGATCCAATCGGTTCCTGTGTTGGTGCAAGAGGTGCTCGTGTTCAATCTATTTCAACGGAATTAAATGGAGAGAAGATTGATATCGTTGAGTGGTCAGAAGATCCTGTTGTCTTTGTAGCAAATGCGTTAAGTCCTTCACAAGTATTAGACGTACAAGTGAATGAGGAAGAACGTTCGACAACAGTTATCGTTCCAGACTATCAACTTTCACTAGCAATCGGTAAGCGCGGTCAAAATGCAAGGTTGGCTGCAAAACTTACTGGTTGGAAAATTGACATTAAAAGTGAAGAAGACGCACGTGAATTAGGCATTTATCCGCGGGAATTACCAGAGGATGACCCGGAAGAAGTCGCCACTTCACCTTATTACCATGATGGGGAAATCTATGGAAACGACGAAGAGTTACCGGAAGAACCAATTGATTTATATAAAGAAGATTAA
- the rimP gene encoding ribosome maturation factor RimP, producing the protein MTQITSVVEKMVQPIVDDLTLELVDIEFVKEGNDWFLRVYVDTPEGDIDIDQCALVSERLSEELDRTDPIEQNYFLEVSSPGAERPLKKEEDFQNAIGQYVYIKTYAPIDGMKEFEGYLLSYGPEGAEVEIRIKTRKVTVLIDKKKIAVARLAIDFSA; encoded by the coding sequence ATGACTCAAATTACAAGTGTTGTTGAAAAAATGGTTCAACCAATTGTGGACGATTTAACTTTGGAATTAGTCGATATAGAGTTCGTGAAAGAAGGAAATGACTGGTTTTTACGTGTTTATGTAGATACACCAGAAGGCGACATTGATATAGACCAATGTGCACTCGTTAGCGAACGATTAAGCGAAGAATTAGATCGCACAGACCCGATTGAACAAAATTATTTCCTGGAAGTATCTTCACCGGGTGCTGAAAGGCCGTTGAAAAAAGAAGAGGACTTTCAAAATGCAATCGGACAGTATGTGTATATCAAAACTTATGCCCCAATCGATGGCATGAAAGAGTTTGAAGGATATTTACTGTCATACGGTCCTGAAGGTGCAGAAGTAGAGATTCGTATTAAGACTAGAAAAGTTACCGTATTAATTGACAAGAAAAAAATTGCAGTTGCACGATTGGCAATTGACTTTTCCGCATAA
- a CDS encoding PolC-type DNA polymerase III: MDGKQNDKMKLHLLLQQINMTDDQFVVHFKNALLERVSVHRKSRVWQFNIQLEKLLPIEVYTIFNQRIREAFSAIATIQLNIVCKNPVVDESLIAGYWPFVIEELRDMSPPIRERLTSQKPSVTGGKLTFICMNDMELQTMKTKYGPLIADVFETFGFPRLAVDFQLTDDLNSAEEAQKAFLIERQAEEEEMARKALEDMQKREQSRKENDDVPSGPFQLGPAIKHDEPLMEIRNIQDEERSVTIEGYVFDTEVRELRSGRSLLTIKITDYTDSIIVKMFSRNEEDGKLMSSLKKGSWVRARGGIQNDTFVRDLIMMAQSIMEIPPVIRRDLAPDDRKRVELHAHTSMSQMDAVVSASALVEQAAKWGHPAVAITDHGNVQSFPEAYSAGKKHGIKVLFGMEANLVDDGVPIAYGEQHRKLEDDTFVVFDVETTGLSAVYNTIIELAAVKIKNGEVIDTFERFANPHEPISALITNLTGITDDMVKDAPDVDEVVRDYYEWIGDAVLVAHNASFDMGFLYEAYKKAGIPSITYPVIDTLELARFLHPELGNHRLNTLAKKYNIELTQHHRAIYDAEATGYLFIKLLEGAEAKGITHLDDFNKHIGEGDAYKRARPSHCTIIATDDVGMKNLFKLVSYSHMDYFYRVPRIPRSLLIKHRQGLLIGSGCSNGEVFEGLMQKSPEEVEEIAKFYDYIEIHPKAVYSHLIDMELIRDEWNMEDIMRKLIKLGKAVDIPVCATGNVHYIDETDATFREVLVRAQGGANPLNRHSLPEVHFRTTDEMLKEFSFLGEQVAEEIVIDNPRAILERVGDVKPIKDDLYTPEIEGADEEVKQLTYSMAHEIYGEELPEVVVERIEKELKSIIGHGFAVIYLISHKLVKRSLDDGYLVGSRGSVGSSLVATMMEITEVNPLPPHYVCPTCKKAEFFDDGSVSSGYDLPDKKCSDCDVLYTKDGQDIPFETFLGFEGDKVPDIDLNFSGEYQANAHNYTKELFGEDYVYRAGTIGTVAERTAYGYVRGYMNDNGVHFRGAEIDRLVIGCSGVKRSTGQHPGGIIVVPDTKDIFDFTPIQFPANDLNSAWKTTHFDFHSIENNLLKLDILGHDDPTMIRMLEDLSGIDPLTIPPDDEGVMKLFSGTESLGVTPEQIGTKTGTLGVPEFGTRFVRQMLEETKPTTFSELVQISGLSHGTDVWLGNAQELIKNKVCQLSDVIGCRDDIMVYLIYQGLKPATAFSIMESVRRGRGLTPEFEEAMRAQNVPNWYIESCKKIKYMFPKAHAAAYVLMALRIAYFKVHHPILYYSAYFTVRAADHDLLTVTKGSASIRAKIQEIDAKGLDASPKEKNLLTVLEIALEMCERGFSFAKPDLYKSDATTFVIDGDTLIPPFNAIPSLGTNVAQSIVEARKDGEFLSKEDLQQRGRVSKTVIEYMEELGCLEGMPDANQLSLF; the protein is encoded by the coding sequence GTGGATGGTAAACAAAACGATAAAATGAAACTCCACCTCTTATTACAACAAATAAATATGACAGACGATCAATTTGTTGTTCATTTTAAAAATGCATTATTAGAGAGAGTAAGCGTTCATCGTAAATCACGCGTTTGGCAATTTAATATCCAATTAGAGAAATTACTGCCAATCGAAGTATATACAATCTTTAACCAGAGAATACGAGAAGCATTTTCAGCAATTGCTACAATTCAATTAAACATCGTTTGTAAAAATCCAGTAGTGGATGAATCGTTAATTGCTGGTTATTGGCCCTTTGTAATAGAAGAATTACGAGATATGTCACCGCCTATTCGTGAACGATTAACGAGTCAAAAACCGAGCGTTACAGGTGGTAAACTCACATTCATCTGTATGAACGATATGGAATTACAGACGATGAAAACAAAATATGGCCCACTAATTGCTGACGTTTTCGAAACGTTTGGCTTTCCAAGGCTTGCCGTTGATTTTCAGCTAACTGATGATTTGAACAGTGCTGAGGAAGCACAAAAAGCTTTTCTAATCGAACGTCAGGCAGAAGAGGAAGAGATGGCTCGAAAAGCGTTAGAAGACATGCAAAAGAGAGAGCAGAGCCGTAAAGAAAATGACGATGTTCCATCGGGTCCATTCCAATTAGGTCCTGCGATTAAACATGACGAACCGCTTATGGAAATCAGAAACATTCAAGATGAAGAGCGTAGCGTTACAATCGAAGGCTATGTCTTTGATACTGAAGTAAGAGAATTACGTAGCGGTCGTTCATTATTAACAATCAAAATAACAGATTACACGGACTCCATTATTGTCAAAATGTTTTCCCGTAATGAGGAAGATGGTAAATTAATGTCCTCCTTGAAAAAAGGTTCATGGGTTCGAGCGCGTGGGGGCATTCAAAATGATACGTTCGTTAGAGATTTAATTATGATGGCACAGTCGATTATGGAAATACCCCCAGTTATTCGAAGAGACTTAGCGCCTGATGATCGTAAGCGTGTGGAATTACATGCACATACATCGATGAGTCAAATGGATGCAGTCGTTTCAGCTTCAGCATTAGTCGAGCAAGCAGCGAAGTGGGGGCATCCTGCTGTAGCGATTACAGACCATGGCAACGTGCAGTCTTTCCCTGAAGCTTATTCTGCTGGGAAAAAGCATGGGATAAAAGTATTGTTCGGGATGGAAGCCAATTTAGTCGATGATGGAGTTCCAATTGCGTACGGTGAACAACATCGTAAACTTGAAGATGATACGTTTGTTGTATTTGACGTAGAAACGACTGGACTCTCAGCTGTTTATAATACCATTATCGAATTGGCTGCTGTGAAGATTAAAAACGGTGAAGTCATTGATACGTTTGAACGATTTGCAAATCCGCACGAACCAATCTCTGCCCTCATTACGAATTTGACAGGGATTACGGATGATATGGTAAAAGATGCTCCGGATGTCGATGAAGTCGTTCGAGACTATTATGAGTGGATAGGTGACGCGGTACTCGTTGCACATAACGCATCATTTGATATGGGATTCTTATATGAAGCTTATAAAAAAGCAGGAATTCCAAGTATTACGTATCCAGTTATTGATACATTAGAACTGGCACGTTTTCTACATCCTGAACTCGGGAATCACAGACTGAATACGTTAGCGAAAAAATACAATATTGAACTGACGCAACATCACCGTGCGATTTACGATGCGGAAGCGACTGGATATTTGTTTATAAAATTGTTAGAAGGTGCAGAGGCAAAAGGGATTACGCATTTAGATGATTTTAATAAACATATTGGAGAAGGCGACGCTTATAAACGTGCTAGACCGTCCCACTGTACAATTATTGCGACAGACGATGTCGGGATGAAAAATTTATTTAAACTCGTATCTTATTCGCATATGGATTATTTTTATCGGGTGCCGCGGATTCCGCGTTCTTTACTCATTAAACACCGACAAGGGTTACTCATTGGATCTGGTTGTTCGAACGGTGAAGTATTTGAAGGGCTCATGCAGAAATCGCCTGAAGAAGTTGAAGAAATTGCGAAGTTCTATGACTATATTGAAATTCATCCGAAAGCTGTGTATTCACATTTAATTGACATGGAACTAATCCGTGATGAATGGAATATGGAAGATATTATGAGGAAGTTAATTAAACTTGGAAAAGCTGTCGATATCCCTGTTTGTGCAACGGGAAATGTGCATTATATCGATGAAACGGATGCGACGTTTAGGGAAGTTCTCGTTCGCGCTCAAGGCGGGGCAAATCCTTTAAACCGACATTCCTTACCAGAAGTTCATTTTCGTACGACTGATGAAATGCTTAAAGAGTTTTCATTTCTCGGGGAACAGGTGGCAGAAGAAATCGTCATCGACAATCCACGCGCGATATTAGAAAGAGTCGGGGATGTTAAGCCGATAAAAGATGATTTATATACGCCTGAAATTGAAGGTGCAGATGAAGAAGTTAAGCAATTAACTTATTCCATGGCGCATGAAATTTATGGCGAAGAGTTACCAGAAGTTGTCGTTGAACGGATTGAAAAGGAACTGAAATCCATTATTGGACACGGCTTCGCAGTCATTTATTTAATTTCCCATAAGCTAGTGAAACGTTCACTCGATGATGGCTATTTAGTTGGATCGAGGGGATCCGTTGGTTCTTCACTTGTTGCTACGATGATGGAAATTACGGAAGTTAACCCACTTCCACCGCATTATGTTTGTCCGACTTGTAAAAAAGCGGAGTTCTTCGATGACGGTTCCGTAAGTTCGGGTTATGACTTACCTGATAAAAAATGTTCAGATTGTGATGTATTGTATACAAAAGATGGACAAGATATCCCGTTTGAAACATTCCTTGGTTTCGAAGGGGACAAGGTACCTGATATTGATCTTAACTTCAGTGGAGAATACCAAGCAAATGCGCATAACTATACGAAGGAATTATTCGGAGAAGATTATGTCTATCGTGCTGGAACAATTGGTACTGTTGCAGAGCGTACAGCCTATGGTTATGTCAGAGGGTATATGAATGATAATGGTGTTCATTTCCGTGGCGCTGAAATTGACCGCCTCGTAATCGGGTGTTCAGGTGTTAAACGAAGCACTGGACAACACCCGGGGGGAATCATTGTTGTACCGGATACAAAGGATATCTTTGACTTTACACCAATTCAATTCCCAGCAAACGATTTAAATTCAGCATGGAAAACGACGCACTTTGATTTCCATTCGATAGAAAATAACTTGTTAAAACTAGATATTCTCGGTCATGATGATCCAACAATGATTAGAATGCTCGAAGATTTATCGGGGATTGACCCACTTACAATTCCGCCCGACGATGAAGGCGTGATGAAATTATTTAGTGGCACTGAATCGCTTGGCGTTACACCAGAACAGATTGGTACAAAAACAGGAACTCTTGGTGTACCAGAGTTCGGAACGCGTTTCGTTCGTCAAATGCTTGAAGAGACGAAACCAACTACATTCTCAGAACTCGTTCAAATTTCTGGACTCTCTCACGGGACAGACGTTTGGCTTGGAAATGCCCAAGAGTTAATTAAAAATAAAGTCTGTCAGCTATCTGACGTAATCGGTTGTCGTGATGACATTATGGTTTATTTAATTTACCAAGGGCTAAAACCTGCAACTGCCTTTAGTATTATGGAGTCCGTTCGTAGAGGTCGCGGGCTAACACCTGAATTTGAAGAAGCGATGAGAGCTCAAAATGTACCAAATTGGTATATTGAATCATGTAAAAAGATTAAATATATGTTCCCGAAGGCGCATGCTGCTGCATATGTATTAATGGCACTTCGGATAGCTTATTTTAAAGTGCATCATCCAATTCTTTATTATTCAGCATACTTTACAGTTAGAGCTGCTGATCACGATTTACTAACAGTAACAAAAGGTTCAGCATCTATTCGTGCTAAGATCCAGGAAATTGATGCAAAAGGCCTCGATGCATCACCAAAGGAGAAAAATTTACTTACTGTATTGGAAATTGCGTTAGAGATGTGTGAACGTGGATTTTCATTTGCAAAACCTGATTTATATAAGTCGGATGCAACGACGTTTGTCATTGATGGAGATACATTAATCCCTCCATTTAATGCAATCCCATCGCTCGGTACAAATGTTGCGCAATCAATTGTCGAAGCGAGAAAAGACGGTGAGTTCCTATCCAAGGAAGATTTACAGCAGCGAGGTCGTGTTTCAAAAACAGTCATCGAGTATATGGAAGAACTTGGCTGTCTAGAAGGAATGCCTGACGCAAATCAATTGTCGTTGTTCTAA
- a CDS encoding proline--tRNA ligase, producing MKQSQAFIPTLRENPTDVETTSHQLLLRAGFLRRHTSGVYSYLPFGLKVLRKIEAIIREEMEAIGAVEMATPTLQTSELLQERIGIAEDDSNLFHLEDERNRTYILGALHTEQVTSLIRDEVKSYKQLPLTLYQMITKFQDEPRPRFGLLVNREFVKQEAYSFHVSDESFHETYEQMKEAYSTIFTKLNLACYAVDLASSPQDSLVAYQFVAKANDGDEKIAYSSTGSFAESVEQAAVSNHYEKSDEILQEIEKVETPKKRTIQEVADFLEVPIEKCIKTLIYKVDDEIVAVISRGDHKINEIKLKNAIAAHSVTLAEENTVKALLSCESGSIGPVQLPVGVKIIADFAVASIVNGVAGANEDDFHLLNVNPEKDFAVNEYADLRYAEEGDIAPDGIGTIKFTKGFEVGRLDALGIAYSGPMNATFIDEAGTDKPMIMGRYGMNVSRIMAVIAEQYNDEFGLKWPKNLSPFDIHLVPINLNDASQKELADNLYKLLQTYRFEVLYDDRTERAGVKFADADLIGLPIRITIGKKAKDGILEVKFRETGEMTEWQVEEVTEKLQAFFTMD from the coding sequence ATGAAACAGTCACAAGCGTTTATACCGACATTACGCGAGAATCCAACTGATGTGGAAACAACATCCCATCAACTTTTATTGCGTGCAGGGTTTCTACGTCGACATACAAGTGGAGTATATTCATATTTACCTTTTGGATTGAAAGTATTAAGGAAAATCGAAGCGATCATTCGTGAAGAAATGGAAGCAATCGGTGCTGTAGAAATGGCAACACCGACTTTACAAACATCTGAACTATTACAAGAACGTATTGGGATAGCTGAAGACGATAGTAATTTGTTTCATTTAGAGGATGAACGAAATCGTACCTACATACTTGGTGCGTTACATACAGAACAGGTGACTTCTTTAATTAGAGATGAAGTTAAATCCTATAAACAGTTACCATTAACATTGTATCAGATGATAACAAAATTCCAGGACGAGCCCCGTCCTCGTTTTGGATTATTGGTAAATCGTGAATTTGTCAAACAAGAAGCCTATTCTTTCCATGTTTCTGATGAAAGTTTCCATGAAACTTATGAACAGATGAAAGAAGCGTACTCAACAATTTTCACGAAATTAAATTTGGCCTGTTATGCAGTAGATTTAGCATCTAGTCCGCAAGATAGCCTTGTGGCGTATCAATTCGTCGCAAAAGCCAATGATGGTGACGAGAAAATTGCTTATAGCAGTACAGGCTCATTTGCTGAAAGTGTTGAACAGGCAGCTGTCAGCAATCACTATGAAAAATCAGATGAGATACTTCAAGAAATAGAGAAAGTCGAAACACCCAAAAAGAGAACCATTCAGGAAGTTGCTGATTTTTTAGAAGTTCCGATAGAAAAATGTATCAAAACACTTATTTATAAAGTAGATGATGAAATCGTCGCGGTTATTAGTCGAGGCGATCATAAAATTAACGAAATAAAACTAAAAAATGCCATTGCTGCTCATTCGGTTACATTAGCTGAAGAGAATACGGTAAAAGCATTACTTTCTTGTGAATCTGGATCAATTGGTCCCGTGCAATTGCCGGTAGGTGTGAAAATCATTGCAGATTTTGCTGTTGCTTCAATTGTAAACGGCGTAGCTGGAGCTAATGAAGATGATTTTCATTTACTCAATGTCAATCCTGAAAAAGATTTTGCGGTGAATGAATATGCGGATTTGCGCTATGCTGAAGAAGGAGATATAGCGCCCGACGGTATTGGTACGATAAAGTTTACAAAAGGATTTGAGGTGGGGCGGCTCGATGCCCTAGGGATAGCTTATAGTGGGCCAATGAATGCAACTTTCATTGATGAAGCAGGGACTGACAAACCTATGATTATGGGGCGTTATGGCATGAATGTGTCCCGAATTATGGCAGTAATTGCTGAACAATATAATGATGAGTTTGGTTTAAAATGGCCTAAAAACTTATCCCCTTTTGATATTCATCTCGTGCCGATTAATTTAAATGATGCTAGTCAAAAAGAACTCGCCGATAATTTATATAAACTTCTTCAAACGTATCGATTCGAGGTACTGTACGATGACCGTACCGAACGTGCGGGTGTAAAGTTTGCAGATGCTGATTTAATTGGATTGCCAATTCGAATTACAATTGGCAAGAAAGCGAAAGACGGAATATTGGAAGTGAAATTTCGGGAGACTGGTGAAATGACTGAGTGGCAAGTTGAAGAAGTGACCGAAAAGCTTCAAGCATTTTTCACTATGGATTAA